A section of the Cloacibacillus sp. An23 genome encodes:
- the nusG gene encoding transcription termination/antitermination protein NusG, translating to MSELFGNTQERRWYIVQTYSGYENKVKANLDQRIATMGMEDRIFRVLVPVEEKVTIKDGKTKRVKRKVFPSYVLVEMILEDQSWYVVRHTPGVTGFVGSGNHPIPLSPKEADEIMRKLGKEAKPKVEVDFHIGDMIQVKNGPFAGQSGPVVEIDADKAKIKFRITVFGRETDVEADYNDLEKI from the coding sequence ATGAGCGAATTATTCGGAAATACACAGGAGCGCCGTTGGTATATAGTCCAGACCTACTCGGGCTACGAGAACAAGGTCAAGGCGAATCTCGACCAGCGCATCGCGACCATGGGCATGGAGGACAGGATATTCCGCGTGCTCGTGCCGGTCGAAGAAAAAGTGACGATAAAAGACGGCAAGACGAAGCGCGTCAAGCGCAAGGTCTTCCCGAGCTACGTCCTGGTCGAAATGATACTCGAAGACCAGTCCTGGTATGTCGTTCGCCATACGCCGGGAGTGACTGGCTTCGTAGGCTCCGGCAACCACCCTATCCCGCTCTCGCCGAAGGAAGCCGACGAAATCATGCGTAAGCTCGGCAAGGAGGCCAAGCCGAAGGTGGAGGTCGATTTCCACATCGGCGACATGATCCAGGTCAAGAACGGTCCGTTCGCGGGCCAGAGCGGGCCTGTGGTCGAGATAGACGCGGACAAGGCCAAGATCAAATTCCGCATCACGGTGTTCGGGCGAGAGACCGACGTCGAAGCGGACTACAACGACTTGGAAAAGATATAG
- the rplA gene encoding 50S ribosomal protein L1 — protein sequence MSRTGKRYKALLEKVDLTKQYPLSEAVTLAKECATAKFDESLELHVRLGVDPRHADQQVRSTIVLPFGTGHTKRVAVLALGEKQREAQDAGADIVGGEDLVAEIQNGRLDFDAVIATPDIMKSAGRLGKVLGPRGLMPSAKTNTVTFDVADAIKEIKAGRVEFRVDKTAITHNAVGKASFPVENLIANVKTLLRAIVKARPAAVKGTYIKGITVSTTMGIGIQIDPVQAQKEVSSAD from the coding sequence ATGTCAAGAACAGGTAAACGTTACAAGGCGCTGCTCGAAAAAGTAGATCTCACGAAACAGTACCCGCTTTCGGAAGCCGTGACCCTCGCGAAGGAATGCGCGACGGCCAAATTTGACGAAAGCCTCGAACTTCACGTTCGTCTGGGCGTTGACCCCCGCCACGCGGACCAGCAGGTACGCAGCACAATAGTCCTTCCCTTCGGAACCGGCCACACGAAGAGAGTGGCCGTCCTCGCCCTCGGCGAGAAGCAGAGGGAAGCTCAGGACGCGGGCGCGGACATCGTCGGCGGCGAAGACCTTGTCGCTGAGATCCAGAACGGCAGACTTGACTTCGATGCGGTAATCGCCACGCCGGACATAATGAAGTCGGCCGGACGCCTCGGTAAAGTCCTCGGTCCCCGCGGACTCATGCCGAGCGCCAAGACCAACACAGTCACGTTCGACGTCGCCGATGCCATCAAAGAGATCAAGGCGGGCCGCGTAGAGTTCCGCGTAGACAAGACCGCCATCACCCACAACGCGGTGGGCAAGGCTTCGTTCCCGGTCGAGAACCTCATCGCGAACGTCAAGACCCTGCTCCGCGCCATAGTCAAGGCGCGCCCCGCGGCGGTGAAGGGCACCTACATCAAGGGCATCACCGTCTCCACGACGATGGGCATAGGCATACAGATCGATCCCGTCCAGGCTCAGAAGGAAGTTTCCTCTGCCGACTAG
- the secE gene encoding preprotein translocase subunit SecE, whose product MDKVLDYVRESRAELKKVAWPTKQQLWYSTLIVIVVTAIASAYLGLVDLILTGVFSKFIQ is encoded by the coding sequence ATGGATAAAGTCCTCGACTATGTGCGGGAATCAAGAGCCGAACTTAAGAAGGTGGCGTGGCCGACAAAGCAGCAGCTTTGGTATTCGACCCTAATAGTCATCGTCGTCACAGCCATCGCTTCGGCATATCTTGGACTGGTAGATTTAATACTCACCGGAGTATTCTCCAAGTTCATCCAGTAA
- the rplK gene encoding 50S ribosomal protein L11, with protein sequence MAKKVVGELKLQLPAGKATPAPPVGPALGQRGINIMEFVKAFNAKTADQVGLIIPVVITVYADRSFTFVLKTPPASVLIKKAAGKDKGSAVPNKDKVGKLTKKQVEEIAALKMPDLNANDIEAAMRMIEGTARSMGVEIVK encoded by the coding sequence ATGGCTAAGAAAGTAGTTGGGGAGCTCAAGCTTCAGCTTCCCGCGGGAAAAGCCACGCCGGCGCCGCCGGTAGGCCCCGCGCTCGGACAGCGCGGAATCAACATTATGGAATTCGTCAAGGCGTTCAACGCCAAGACCGCCGACCAGGTAGGGCTCATCATCCCGGTCGTCATCACGGTTTACGCCGACCGCAGCTTCACCTTCGTCCTCAAGACCCCGCCCGCAAGCGTCCTCATCAAGAAGGCGGCCGGCAAGGACAAGGGCTCTGCCGTACCGAACAAGGACAAGGTCGGCAAGCTGACGAAGAAGCAGGTCGAAGAGATCGCGGCCCTCAAGATGCCCGACCTCAACGCGAACGACATCGAAGCTGCGATGAGAATGATCGAAGGCACCGCGCGCTCGATGGGCGTAGAAATAGTAAAATAA
- the rpmG gene encoding 50S ribosomal protein L33, which yields MADIIGLQCTECKRRNYVTLVNKKKAQKKLEKKKYCKFCDKHTLHKECK from the coding sequence ATGGCTGACATCATCGGTCTTCAGTGCACCGAGTGCAAGCGCCGCAACTACGTCACGCTTGTGAACAAGAAAAAAGCGCAGAAAAAGCTGGAGAAGAAAAAATATTGCAAGTTCTGTGACAAACACACCTTGCATAAAGAGTGCAAATAG